The following is a genomic window from Actinomadura rubteroloni.
CGCACGGCAGTGCGCAGTACAGCGCGGCCACCAGCAGCCCGTACGGCCAGGCCAGCGCCACGCACGCCAGCATCAGGAGGTAGCCCACCGCCGCGGCCATGAGCGTCTGCGGCAGGGCCAGCGTCTGCGGGATGACAAGGGCCAGCGACCGTAGGCGCGACCTCCGGAATTGGATGCGGTCGTGTGCTCGCACGTCCGCGACCACCAGGTCGGCCGCGCCGGTGTAGAGCCTGAGCCGTGCTGTGGCCTCGCCCAGTTCGTCGGGGTCGAGGTCCTCGGTCGCGGCGATTCCGGACCGTGCCAGCGCCTCGGCATCGACCAGCAGGGCGTAGCAGGCGCCGCGTCCCATGCCGAGCGTGTCGTCCCGGTAGCGGCGGACGTCCAGGTGCCGGATCAGGTCGAGGGCTTCGTCCACCGGGAGGTCGGACGGGACGAGGTCCAGCATCGCCAGCCCGTGCTCGCGCGCATGGGCCTCGGCGGCGGCGCGCACCGCGTCCGGGACCGTCACGCCGCGCGCGGTCAGCAGCGTGTACGCCGCGCCGCCGCCGGGGCCGGACGGGCGCAGGCGGTCCAGAGCCGTCAGGCGCCGCCGCAGCCGGATCGCGTTCGCGGCCATGCAGGCGGCGACCAGGCACGCCAGTGCGATCGTCACGGCCTCCGCCTCCTCTGTGTCGCTTTCCGACCCGCATTCTGTGCCACACAGTGTGCGCACAACAATGTGGCCAGATGCTGATCACGCGGCCCCGACCCTTCAGCCGGGTGAGCAAGCGGAGGTCACCAGGACAGGACGAGCGTCGTGTGACGCTTGCGCACGACCGTCCCGCGCTCGGGCTTCGGCGGCGCCGCACCCGCCCGGTACACCGTCAGCACGGGCGCGGGCGCCGCCTCGTGCCACAGGGCGATCTGGTCGGCCATCCGGTCGGTCAGATCGCCCGAATCATGGCCGATCGCCCCCAGCTCGGCCAGGTCCGGGCCGATGGGACGCGTCGCCAGGTACGCCAGCGACGGGCCGTCCACCACCGCCGGGCTCGTCCCGGGCAGCGCCGGGGACACCAGGCCGCCGTCGATCGCCGCCGGCCGCGCCGCCAGCGCGCACGTGCCCGGCTCGGCCGCCGCGAGCCGCAGCCACACCGCGTGCACCGCGTCCGACCCGGTCACGTGGACGCCCGACCACGTCTCGGCGCGCGGCCGGTCCAGCACGGCCGCCAGCGCGTCCGCGCCGATCGCCTGGTCCTCGTCGTGGACGAGCCGGACCCGGCCGTCCCCGGCCAGGTCCAGCGAGCGCTCGCCGTCCGCCGCCCGCATCGGGAGGAAGCCGCACGCGATCGCCGACCGCGCCGTCAGCCGGTCGCCGTCGCGGTCCAGCGCGACCGACCGCGTCATGCCGCGCCAGCGAAGCGGAACAACGATCCGCCCGTCGTCGGCGAGCTGGTCCCACCACGTCGGCGGGACGTCCCAGGCGCCCGTCGTGACGATGATCCGGTCATAGGGCGCGCCCGCCGCGTGGCCCGCCGCGCCGTCGGCGGCCATCACGGTCACCGCCGCGCCGAGCCGCTCCCGCGCCGCCGCCGCGAGATCGGGATCGACGTCCACCGTCGTGACCTCGCCGTCCGCGCCGGCGAGCTCCCGCAGCAGCGCCGCCGTGTACCCCGAGCCCGTACCGATCTCCAGGACGCGGTCGCCGGGACGCACCCCCAGCCGCTCCAGCATCGACGCCACGATCGTCGGCTGGCTCGCCGAACTCAGCGGCGCGCCGCCCGCCGACCGCTTCACCACGACCGGACGGTCCGCGTACGCCTCCTCCACGCCCGCGTCCGGCAGGAACCGGTGCCGGGGCACGGCGCGCAGGGCCTTCTCGACCAGGGGCGACTCGACCGTCCCCTCGTCCCGGAGACGGTCGACCAGCCGGTCCCTCGCCCGCTCGGCGGCATCGTCGGCGCTCATCGCCCGCAGCCTAATCCGCCGAAGGTCTCCTCCCCGCAAGCGTACGGTCACAGAGCGCTACGGGTACCGTCTGGGCGGGGAGGTCCGTTGACATGAAGAGCCGAGAGATCCGCCTCGTCGCCCGGCCGCGCGGCGAACCGTGCCCGGCCGACTTCGCCATGGCCGAGACCGACGTGCCCGCCCCCGGGCCCGGCGAGTGCGTCGTCCGCAACGACTGGATCTCCGTCGACCCGTACATGCGGTTCCGGATGGACGCCGACCCCGGCTTCGCTCCGCCCTACCCGCTCGGCGCGGCCCTGACCGGGGCGGCGGTCGGCGAGGTCGTCGCGTCCGCCGACCCCGACCGTCCCCTCGGGACGACACTGCTGCACTCCCTCGGGTGGCGCGAGTACGCCGTCGTCCGGACGGGACGCGTGGTCGACACC
Proteins encoded in this region:
- the fxlM gene encoding methyltransferase, FxLD system gives rise to the protein MSADDAAERARDRLVDRLRDEGTVESPLVEKALRAVPRHRFLPDAGVEEAYADRPVVVKRSAGGAPLSSASQPTIVASMLERLGVRPGDRVLEIGTGSGYTAALLRELAGADGEVTTVDVDPDLAAAARERLGAAVTVMAADGAAGHAAGAPYDRIIVTTGAWDVPPTWWDQLADDGRIVVPLRWRGMTRSVALDRDGDRLTARSAIACGFLPMRAADGERSLDLAGDGRVRLVHDEDQAIGADALAAVLDRPRAETWSGVHVTGSDAVHAVWLRLAAAEPGTCALAARPAAIDGGLVSPALPGTSPAVVDGPSLAYLATRPIGPDLAELGAIGHDSGDLTDRMADQIALWHEAAPAPVLTVYRAGAAPPKPERGTVVRKRHTTLVLSW